The following are encoded in a window of Flavobacterium sp. WC2421 genomic DNA:
- a CDS encoding DUF1599 domain-containing protein encodes MKNTSQEYDNIVAICRSLFINKMKDYGSAWRILRLPSLTDQIFIKAQRIRSLQENEIRKVDEDETGEFIGIINYSIMALIQLELGVVDQPDLNVEKATELYDAQIKLTKELMEAKNHDYGEAWREMRVSSLTDLILQKLLRVKQIEDNKGKTIVSEGIDANYQDMINYSIFALILMNFKGK; translated from the coding sequence AATATGATAACATAGTCGCAATTTGTCGATCACTATTTATCAATAAAATGAAAGATTATGGAAGTGCTTGGCGCATATTAAGACTGCCATCATTAACCGATCAAATTTTCATCAAAGCACAAAGAATTAGAAGTTTACAAGAAAATGAAATCCGTAAAGTCGACGAAGATGAAACCGGTGAATTCATAGGAATTATCAACTATTCGATAATGGCATTAATTCAATTAGAATTGGGCGTAGTCGACCAACCTGATTTGAATGTTGAAAAAGCTACCGAATTATATGATGCCCAAATTAAATTAACCAAAGAATTAATGGAAGCCAAAAATCATGACTACGGTGAAGCTTGGCGTGAAATGCGTGTGAGTTCTTTGACCGATTTAATTTTACAAAAATTACTTCGAGTAAAACAAATAGAAGATAATAAAGGGAAAACCATCGTATCTGAAGGAATTGATGCCAATTATCAAGATATGATTAACTATTCGATTTTTGCACTTATATTAATGAATTTTAAAGGAAAATAA